The Macaca fascicularis isolate 582-1 chromosome 5, T2T-MFA8v1.1 genome segment aatttgaatgttagcctgccttgctaggttggggaagttctggataatatcctgaagagtgttttccagcttggttccattctccccatcactttcaggtacaccaatcaaatgcagatttggtcttttcacatagtcccatatttcttggaggctttgtttatttctttttactcttttttctctaaacttctcgtcacttcatttaattaatttgattttcaatcactaatatcctttcttccacttgatcaaattggctactgaagcttgtgcatgcatcatgtagttctcgtgccattgttttcagctccatcaggtcatttaaggtcttctctatgctgtttattctagttagccattcatctcatcttttttcaaagtttttagcttcCTCACAATGGGTTCAAACGTCCTCCTTTAGCTCacagaagtttgttattactgaccttctgaagcctactctgtcaactcgtcaaagtcattctccatccagctttgttctgttgctggcgagcagcttcctgggtgaggcgatgccccaccctgctttggctcaccctccgtgggttgcacccactgtccaaccagtcccagtgagatgacccaggtacctcatttggaaatgcagaCATCAGCCAGCTTCTGCATCGATCATGCTcagagctgcagaccagagctgttcctattcagccatcttggaaagGACcccacattttttatatttttttatgttttacatatgGCCTGAATAAAATTTCCAGTGAGAAAGGTTAGAAACAGTAAAAAAATTGGCTAgacacggtggcccatgcctataatcccagcactttgggaggctgaggagggaggatcacctgaagtcaagagatcgagaccatcctaaccaacatggtgaaacccatctctgctaaaaatacaaaaaattagcagggtgtggtgccatatgcctgtaatcccagctactcaggaggctgaggcaggagaattgcttgaacccaggaggcggaggttgtggtgagccatgattgtgccactgcactccagcctgggtgacagagcgagactctcaaaaaaaaaaaaaagaaaaagaaaagaaacagtagaTAAAATCAACGTCTGAGTTTGATTATAAGAAATCTGTGGCCAAAAATTTAGATGTAATCATAATTTTAAGCATATATATGCtcctgaaataattttaatcCTAAAAATACAGATGTGTAGGCCacgtgtggtgactcacacctgtaatcccagcactttgggaggctgaggtgggtggattacttgaggtcaggagtttgagaccagtgtggccaaaatggtaaaaccccatctctactaaaatttcaaaaattaaccagacatgatggtgcacgcctgtaatcccagttacttgggaggctgaggcatgagaatcccttgaacccgggaggcagaagttgcagtgatccgagatcatgaccgtgtactccagcctggacaatagagtgagactgtgtgtcaaaaaacaaaaaaacaaaaaaacaacaacaaaaaaaaacgatgcctatgtatacatgtatatctaTTCCTATCTATCTATaaagacagatatatagatacatacacatgcacattctctctctctctctcttccccagacATGaacttacatatatacatatataaactcaAAGAGGTAGACTTTAATCCTAAtttcaaatcagaaaatattcaaaataaatttaagaaataaattatcatttaaaaatgctgGCTATggccaggcgtcgtggctcatgcctgtaatcctagtactttgggaggccaaggagggcagactgcctgagctcaggagtttgggaccaccctgggcaacagggtgaaaccctgtctctactaaaaatacaaaaaattaaccaggcatggtagtacatgcctgtagtcccagcaactagggaggccgaggcatgagaatcacttgaaccaagtgagccaagatcgcaccactgcactctagcctgggcctcacagcgagactctgtttcaaaacaaaaaccaggctgggtgcggtggctcacacctgtaatcccaacactttgggaggccgaggtgggtggatcaccggaggtcaggagttcgagaccagcctggttaacatggcaaaaccctgtctctactaaaaatacaaaaattagctgggtgtggtgttgcgtgcctgtaaccccagctacttgggaggctgaggctggagaatcacttgaacccaggaggcaaatgttgcagttagctgagattccgtctcaaaaaacaaacaaaccacaacaaaaaaaaacaaccaaaaagctCATTACattccatatgcattttatatCTCCATTTGCAGGCTGATGCACTCTCTTGATCTTATTGACTTCCATAATTTTTACAACAATCTACAATGACTTCCTGTCTTTTCTAGCTCCAGTTGAATCCTTCTTCAGAACTTGCCACTTATATATATGAAGAAAGACTGGCAAACAGTGTAACTTGCTCGTAAAAGAACAGATTCTAAAGCCAGAGAGATCTGGGCTTGAGTCCTGGCTCCATTCTTTGTAAGCTGTATGTCTGAGAAAGTTTCATCTCACTTTGAACCTAAAGTTTACAAGTAGGACTTCCTATTATGAGCtgtccaaagaagaaaaaattcaagtCTGGTTCTGCAAGATATGCTAACCATACCTGAAAGTAGACAGCTTCAGCCATGTAATTTAACTCCATTTTGGCCCTATAGGAAAACGGAAATTTTCCTGGTGGGCAGTGCATTAAATAATGCACATGGTTGTTCATTTTGCCTGGAGGGAGAGATGGCCAAAGATACAATTCTACACTGAGTCATGGGTTCCAGCCAGTGGCTTGACAGGATGGTTGGGAAATTAGGAAAGGCACTATTGCAAAATGTGTGAAAAGAAGTCTGGGAATGGATTTTGTGAACAGACTTCTCCAAATGGGCACAGAGAGGAAGATACTCATGTTGCATATGAATGCTCACCAAAAGGATAATCGGCAGAGGAGTATCTCAATAATCAGGTGGACAAGATGACCCATCCTTATGTCCATCAGCCTTTCCTAGCAATCCTGTGTTTTCACAATTCCTCAGAGACAAAATGACCATGTCAGCAGAAATGGAGGTTGGGCATGGGCTCAACCACATGGAGTTTCACTTATCAAGGCTAGTCTGGCTATAGCCACTGCTAAGTTCCCAACCCACCAAATGGACAGACCAACACTGCATCTCCATTTGGCACCATTTCTTGGGGAAAGATAGGGGATCATGCAGCCATCAGTGTCAGGTTGATTCCATTGGACCATTTCCATTGTTGAAAAGGCAACACTTTGTTTTCGCATGAATGTACATCTACTAAGTGTGTAGATTTACCTACTCTCCCTAAAACTCTTCTTAAATCCATGGACTTGCAAAAATGCCTTATTCAGCATCATGGTATACCATGCATCACTTACTTTGGTGAAGAAACTAATTTTACAGCGAATGAGTGCAACAATCAGCTCATGTTTATGGGAGTCACTGGTACTGCCATGTTTCCCATCACTGACAGAATGGAGTAATAACCTTTTGAAGTGTTAGTTACAGTAACAGATGGATAATACCACCTTGCAAGGCTGAGGTAATGTCTCCCAGAATGCTGAATATGCTCTCAATAAGCAAAAATACATGGTGCTATTTTCCCAGACCCAAGGTTTATAGATCCGGGAATCAAGAGGTGAATATGGGAGTGGTTCCTTTCACTATTATCCCTTGCGATCCACTAGAGaaatgtttgtttcttgtttccaTTACTTTAGCCTTTGCTGTTCTAGAAGTCTTAGTTGTCAACTATGGATCATAGCAATGGTGTCATTAAACTGGAAATTAAGAGTACCACCCCGAGGGTAAAGGGAAACAGTATATTTTTAGTCTTATGAGGAAAAGTTGCCGTCATGCTAGTAGAAGCATGTGTTGCTACTGTCTTTGTTGGAAATATAGGTATGTTTAGAAAAGATGTACACCGATATGGAGTTGACACAGGGTAGATTACTGTGGCTTTTTGAGTGTCAACTTTGCTAAGCTTGAACTACTTACGTCCTTCCCTTATATTTTCCGATTAGAGTTGGCcacaagaataagaaaaaatgtataagatAGGAAAGATGAACACAAAACACCaaccattttatatttagaaagtgGGCATAGAGCACCAACACTGTGGCAGCTTATGCAATTTGTTGCTGATCTTCTGGCCTGCTGCACAGACAGCTATTCAAAATCCCACCAATTGTTCTCCTTCAGCTTTTTTGAATTCTGGGCCAGTTGAATATGCAGGTCTGTAGTGAAGGGCATCAACTTCTCCTGCAAGTCATCTATGTCATCTTAGATAAAGTGAGAAAAAGGCACACGTTCCAATTTGTATTCCTGATTTCAGTGTTCCCAATTTAAGTTGGTCCTAGCTCTTCGCTACTTCACATGCAGCTTTCTTCCTTTACTGAGAACCACTCAACACCAGACATGGAGGCAATAGCATTGTAAAGAGTTCTCCCCCAGTTCCCATATTTGCATTCATTTTAATGCCCATAATTAATCCTGTATTGCATACTATTCATACTGGTTCTGCCTCACTCATTAAATCCTGACTGATACAATTACtatgcaaaatatacaaaaaaaaaatctatgaataaGACAAACACCAAATAGAAAAGCAGCAAcatgaacaaacagaaaaatcacaaaatagaagaaaggaaagagctaACACAGGACATCCAACCTCATTagtaatcagagaaatacaaattaaaacatgagctattattattattattagtagtagtattgaaataataatatctcaaatatcattatcaaatattcagcctgtcgtccaggctggaatacagtagtgcaatcttggctcactgcaacctccgcctcctgggttcaagcgactctcctgcctcagcctcccaagtacctgggactagattagaggcacatgccaccacgctcgggtcattttttttttttttttttttagatgaagtctcgctctgtcgcccaggctggagtgcagtggtgtgatttcagctcactgcaacctcagcctccctggttcatgccattctcctgcctcagcttcccgagtagctgggactacaggcacccaccactatgcccagctaattttttgtatttttagtggagatggggtttcaccacattggccaggcctgtcttaaactcctgatctcgtgatccgcccacctcagcctcccaaagtgctgggattacaggcgtgagccagcgcgcccagcCATGAGCTACTATTTTACACTCATcgaaagaacaaaaatattaaaatatttgacaacTCTAAGAGTAAGTCTGGAGGTAGAACAAGAGGAAGTTATTTATATtgctggtgagactgtaaacCATTTAACCAGTTTGGAGAATGATTTAGAAATACTGTAAATGGGCAATCCCTAAGACCTACCTCTCTTGGGTACCCTCTTTCACTCTAAGTGATGACAGCTACTGTATCATCAGTTGCTCTATGGAGAGACCCACATGACAAAGGAATGATGTTCCAGTCAACATTCAGCAAGATCATTAGGCCAGCCAACATTCTTATGGGTGAGTTTAAATGTGCTTCTTCCCCTAGTTGTGCCTTGAGATGATCACTGCCAGAGATTGTAGAAATGTCAGATCTTGAGCCAGAAGCACCCAACTAAGTCATGCTCAaatctgacccacagaaactatgagatagtaagtgttgtttaaagccactgagttttggaaTAATTTGCAAAACAGCAATATAGAACTAATATGCCTTCCAATAATCACTGCAACCCACAATGACAAGCAAATTCTTAATTTCAGACTGATGGGGACTCCAAATTACCTAAAGCCACTCATTAATGCATTAATTCAAACTAGTTGAAAGCCACCAAGTCCTatgataaacattaaaaaatctgCAAAACCTATGCTTTTATGGAGTTTTGTacacagacaataaacaaataagttaAACGTATTTTAagagtgggctgggtgcggtggctcacgcctgtaatcccagcactttggaaagccgcggcgggtggatcacttgaggccaggagttcgagaccagcctggccaacatggtgaaaacccatctctactgaaaatataaaaattagctgggcttgatggcgggtgcctgtaaattccatctacttaggaggttgaggcaggagaatcttctgaacccaggaagcagaggttgcagtgagctgagttgtgccactgcactccagcctgggtgacagaatgagactgaatctcaaataaataaataaatatatatatattaagtgAGATTATGATAAGTGatatagaaaaaagtaaagaggcaagagagagaaagccagGCCAAAATAAAGGCTGCACTTTTAGAAAGGATAAAGACCTCTTCTGAAAAGATGACATGAACAAAACCCAGAAAGGTGTGAGAGAGTCATATAGAATCCAGAAGTGCATGCCACCCAGAGGGAGGAGCCAGTAGAAACCTGTTGATGCAGGAGGTAAACTGGCCAGTGTGGCATTGAGGGGACCTGTGTACCTTTCTAAGGACTTTAGCATTAACTCTGGAATGAAATGAGAATCAGGTTTTGAATGAAGAGTCACATCACTAgactatgttttaaaatgaacacGGGCTGATGAGCTGAAAAAAGattgtgtgtggtggtggggggcaggTTTGCAGGACAGAAACTACAGAGACAAGAAGGCTGGTTAGAAAGTTTTTATAATAATCTCAGTGAATATAATAGTTTAGACCAGGGTGGGAATGATGAAGGACATGAAAAATGGTCAGTTTCTGAACACAGAGAGTCCCCTACTTAGGATAGTTCAGCCAATGATTTTTTGACTTTGAGGGGTTTATCTATGTAGATGTAACATAAATTGAGGAGCATCTGGACATACAATGGATCAactttttgactttacaatggagATGTAGGGTATTAActgtattttcaacttacaacaTTTTCAATTTGCAGTAGGTTTACTGGGATGTAACCCCAAGTCAAGAAACATCTGTAGAGTTTCAAGGAAGATTCAACAGGATTTTCCAgccaaataaattaatttataaattacatatatgtgtatattcacTGAAAGATACCTGGTGTAAGTCACTAAACCAGAGGAATACATGTTTTATTAATCCTACATTCAAATATTTGCTATTCATAATCCCCTGTAATCTATACCCACTACTATTGTATGGCTTCCAGGCAATAAAATGACCATTTgcaatgactttttaaagattcaaaacatattttattttttcaattgtgcTATATTTTAATAAGCAGTACAGTGCTTACATGACAAGCTGGTTTTTTAAACAATTCTGTCATTACAGCACCTGTGATGGTTACTGATGTTTCCACTCTTTTGGGGTAACTCTGCCAACAGGGGATAGGTTCCATTCTATTCCAATCTGAGTGGCTGTAAAAACCCATGCCACAACACAGAAAGCGGTTCCACCGGCTAGCACAGCATTACCATATTTATCATGAAAATCTGGTGAGTGTTTTACATGGCTCTGTCTTGCCATACTTTGCAGAATGCTTCGAATCTTGAGACTGCTTAGTGCATTTCTGGCCAAGGGAAACATCATGAAGGATTGCAGTTCACTGCAGCTACTGGTCTATTTTGTTGCAAAGAGGcctagaaagagaggagagagagagagaaaaaaaaatgcattgataTCTAATCTTCATTCAATTCCTTCCGCTATGAATGTTTGGCTACATCACCCCTTGGAGTGGTGTTCAGGAAGGTGAGTTTTGATATCACGATATCtgaatttgaatcccagctttgccacGAATTAGCTATATGAACTTGGGgcaattatttaacctctttttgCCTCAATATTACGTGTGataatccaaaacaaaacaacaacaaggtAAGCATgtaataaatgttaacttttctaCTCCTCACAAATATTCAATGCGTTGACTCTACAGAAAGACTGCAAACTTATTAACATGGCTACAATAGCCAGAAATTCACAGAACATGCCATGCCtcctcactctcctcctcctcattatCCCCCTCCTGCTTAacccctttccttctccttctttatCTATAATACTTGCCTTCCCCCTCCTACACCCAAAATTCTGCTTGCCTTTGAAATTCCACTCTAAGAGTTACCATTTCTGTGAAGCCTTTTCAAATCTCGCCAAGTTGAAAACGCCCTTTTGTCTCTGGGTTATCGCATATGTtacaaccttttttcttttttttttaatttattattattatactttaagttctagggtatatgtgcataacgtgcaggtttgttacatatgtatacttgtgctatgctggtgtgctgcacccatcaactcatcagcacccatgaactcgtcatttacatcaggtataactcccaatgcaatccctcccccctcccccctccccatgataggccccggtgtgtgatgttccccttcccgagtccacgtgatctcattgttcagttcccacctatgagtgagaacatgcggtgttcggttttctgttcttgtgatagtttgctaagaatgatggtttccagctgcatccatgtccctacaaaggacacaaactcatcctttttgatggctgcatagtattccatggtgtatatgtgccacattttcgtaatccagtctgtcactgatggacatttgggttgattccaagtctttgctattgtgaatagtgctgcaataaacatacgtgtacatgtgtctttatagcagcatgatttataatcctttgggtatatacccagtaatgggatggctgggtcatatggtacatctagttctaggtccctgaggaattgccatactgttttccatcatggttgaactagttgacaatcccaccaacagtgtaaaagtgttcctatttctccacatcctcaccagcacctgttgtttccagattttttaatgattgccattctaactggtgtaagatggtatctcattgtggttttgatttgcatttctctgatggccagtgatgatgagcattttttcatgtgtctgttggctgtatgaatgtcttcttttgagaaatgtctgttcatatcctttgcgaactttttgatggggttgtttgtttttttcttgtaaatttgtttgagttctttgtaggttctggatattagccctttgtcagatgagtagattgcaaaaattttctcccattctataggttgcctgttccctctgatggtagtttcttagctgtgcagaagctctttgccaccaccaggcctgccttacaagagaccctgaaggaagcact includes the following:
- the COX7B2 gene encoding cytochrome c oxidase subunit 7B2, mitochondrial codes for the protein MMFPLARNALSSLKIRSILQSMARQSHVKHSPDFHDKYGNAVLAGGTAFCVVAWVFTATQIGIEWNLSPVGRVTPKEWKHQ